One window of the Streptomyces asoensis genome contains the following:
- a CDS encoding MaoC/PaaZ C-terminal domain-containing protein yields MSLSTDDIKVGETRESVLVDDLKRTRIVQYAGASGDFNPLHSDERFAVEAAGYPGVFAHGMLTMGMTGRVLTDWVGPEALLRFGVRFKAQVWPGDTLTATATVESFEDTLDGPVAHFSVRTVNQHGVEVVTGTAAALLEP; encoded by the coding sequence AGAGCGTCCTGGTGGACGACCTGAAACGGACCCGGATCGTCCAGTACGCGGGCGCCTCCGGTGACTTCAACCCGCTGCACTCGGACGAGAGGTTCGCTGTCGAGGCGGCCGGCTACCCCGGTGTCTTCGCCCACGGCATGCTGACGATGGGCATGACCGGCCGGGTCCTCACCGACTGGGTCGGCCCCGAGGCGCTTCTCCGCTTCGGTGTGCGCTTCAAGGCCCAGGTCTGGCCCGGCGACACCCTCACCGCCACGGCCACCGTCGAGTCGTTCGAGGACACCCTGGACGGCCCCGTCGCGCACTTCTCCGTGCGTACGGTCAACCAGCACGGCGTCGAGGTGGTCACCGGCACCGCGGCAGCCCTCCTGGAGCCCTGA